One stretch of Cloacibacillus sp. DNA includes these proteins:
- a CDS encoding calcium-translocating P-type ATPase, PMCA-type — MELEMQQPEKSPTEREPFRESAAETLSRLGVDPRRGLTGEEAAESRRRYGENSFTKKKPASVLRRLAEAAREPMILMLTAAALITLGVNIARGVSGGETDFIECAGIFAAISLSIIITVAMEGRSAKAFEALNRIADDTKVRVIREGGAELIPQREVAVGDILSVETGNRFPADARLIESSSLMADESALTGESMPVHKEAAAIFADAGTPLAERANMLYSGCFATGGSGLAVVTAIGDATEFGKIAGELSDSESTFTPLQEKLAKMGGRIALLASGAAAAVFLLQLTSFISRGTASLETISEAFITSIVLIVAAVPEGLPTIVAVSLAINIIKMSKHNALVKKMAACETIGAINVICSDKTGTLTENRMTVTDIIAGETQSKPQPLGVGPLLDNFCLNSTAEVHFEGKRAAFIGNPTECALLVAAHGAGCDYRAIRGRSTVLHAFPFSSETKNMTTVAVKDRLITAYTKGGPEKILSMCSLSDGERREAEARITEFQERARRVIAFAHREIPDSEDYDKEREMIESGMTFDGFAAIADPLRADVFEAVEHCRGAGIEVKVLTGDNITTAAAIAGELGLLGDGHYAVEARELESLSDGELAERLPAIRVIARSTPSIKMRVVKTLKALGSVVAVTGDGINDAPAIKSADVGIAMGISGTEVSKEASDIVLQDDSFSTIVKAVQWGRGIYRNFQRFIQFQLTVNLSSVLVILLSVAAGFEAPFTAIQILWINIIMDGPPALTLGLEPVRGDLMNQPPVRRDASIVSREMLWNIVTNGLYITAVFMVQHWLNFLGGTKEQQPSILFTLFVVFQLFNAFNSCALGSASVLRGFGANRLMLGVFALTFALQVLITQYADGLFKTTPLPLAVWLKIVALGLSVILLSESVKLIRRGLGSKA; from the coding sequence GTGGAACTCGAAATGCAGCAGCCAGAAAAGAGTCCGACAGAGAGGGAGCCCTTCCGGGAGAGCGCCGCCGAAACACTGAGCAGGCTCGGCGTCGATCCGCGCCGGGGACTGACCGGGGAAGAGGCGGCGGAGAGCCGCCGACGTTACGGAGAAAACAGCTTTACGAAAAAAAAGCCTGCTTCAGTGCTGCGGCGGCTTGCGGAGGCCGCCCGCGAGCCGATGATACTCATGCTGACCGCGGCGGCGCTGATCACGCTGGGCGTAAATATCGCGCGCGGCGTGAGCGGCGGCGAGACGGATTTTATCGAGTGCGCGGGGATCTTCGCGGCGATATCGCTCTCCATAATAATCACGGTGGCGATGGAGGGACGCAGCGCCAAGGCCTTTGAGGCGCTGAACCGAATCGCCGACGACACCAAGGTGCGCGTGATAAGGGAGGGCGGCGCGGAGCTCATCCCGCAGCGGGAGGTAGCCGTCGGCGACATCCTCAGCGTGGAGACCGGAAACAGGTTCCCCGCCGACGCGAGACTGATAGAAAGTTCCTCTCTAATGGCCGACGAATCGGCGCTCACGGGGGAGAGCATGCCGGTGCATAAAGAGGCGGCGGCCATCTTCGCCGACGCCGGAACGCCGCTTGCCGAGCGCGCCAACATGCTCTATTCCGGCTGTTTCGCGACGGGAGGCAGCGGCCTGGCCGTCGTCACCGCCATCGGGGACGCGACGGAATTTGGCAAGATCGCGGGCGAACTGTCGGACTCGGAGTCAACCTTTACGCCGCTGCAGGAAAAGCTGGCGAAGATGGGCGGGAGGATCGCGCTGCTCGCGTCCGGAGCCGCGGCGGCGGTCTTTCTGCTCCAGCTCACTTCCTTTATCTCCAGGGGCACCGCCTCGCTGGAGACGATCTCCGAGGCCTTTATCACGAGCATCGTGCTGATCGTCGCCGCCGTCCCCGAGGGACTGCCGACTATCGTCGCGGTCTCGCTCGCGATAAACATTATCAAGATGTCAAAGCACAACGCCCTCGTCAAGAAGATGGCGGCCTGTGAGACGATCGGCGCAATAAACGTCATCTGCTCCGATAAGACCGGGACGCTGACGGAAAACCGCATGACGGTGACGGATATCATCGCCGGAGAAACGCAGAGCAAACCACAGCCGCTCGGCGTCGGCCCGCTGCTCGATAATTTTTGTCTCAACAGCACCGCCGAGGTTCATTTTGAGGGGAAGAGAGCGGCCTTCATCGGCAACCCCACGGAATGCGCGCTGCTCGTCGCGGCGCACGGCGCGGGGTGCGACTACCGCGCCATCCGCGGGAGAAGCACCGTTCTTCATGCCTTCCCCTTCTCCTCGGAGACTAAGAACATGACCACCGTCGCTGTGAAAGATAGGCTCATAACGGCCTATACCAAGGGCGGGCCGGAAAAGATACTCTCAATGTGTTCCCTGTCAGACGGCGAGCGGAGGGAGGCCGAGGCGCGCATCACGGAGTTCCAGGAGCGGGCGCGCCGCGTGATCGCCTTCGCCCACCGCGAAATCCCGGATTCCGAAGATTATGATAAGGAAAGGGAGATGATAGAGAGCGGCATGACCTTCGACGGCTTCGCAGCGATCGCCGACCCTCTGCGCGCCGACGTCTTTGAGGCGGTCGAACACTGCCGCGGCGCCGGTATCGAAGTCAAGGTCCTTACGGGAGACAATATCACCACCGCCGCCGCGATCGCCGGCGAACTCGGACTGCTCGGCGACGGCCATTACGCGGTGGAGGCGCGGGAGCTTGAGTCCCTCTCCGACGGCGAGCTGGCGGAGCGGCTGCCCGCGATACGGGTCATCGCGCGCAGTACGCCGTCTATAAAGATGCGGGTAGTCAAGACGCTGAAGGCCCTTGGCAGCGTCGTCGCCGTCACCGGCGACGGCATCAACGACGCTCCCGCGATCAAAAGCGCCGACGTCGGCATCGCGATGGGCATCTCGGGGACGGAGGTCTCGAAGGAGGCGAGCGACATCGTGCTGCAGGACGACTCCTTCTCCACCATCGTCAAGGCTGTGCAGTGGGGACGCGGCATATACCGCAACTTCCAGCGTTTCATCCAGTTCCAGCTCACCGTCAACCTGTCGTCGGTGCTCGTCATCCTCCTGTCGGTCGCGGCAGGTTTCGAAGCGCCCTTCACCGCGATCCAGATACTGTGGATAAATATAATCATGGATGGGCCGCCCGCCCTCACCCTCGGCCTTGAGCCGGTGCGCGGCGACCTCATGAATCAGCCGCCCGTCAGGAGAGACGCCAGCATCGTGTCGAGGGAGATGCTCTGGAACATCGTCACGAACGGCCTGTACATCACGGCGGTATTCATGGTACAGCACTGGCTGAACTTCCTCGGCGGCACGAAAGAGCAGCAGCCTTCGATCCTCTTCACGCTCTTCGTCGTATTCCAGCTCTTCAACGCCTTCAACAGCTGCGCGCTGGGCAGCGCGAGCGTACTGCGCGGCTTCGGCGCCAACAGGCTGATGCTCGGCGTATTCGCGTTGACCTTCGCCCTGCAGGTGCTGATCACGCAGTACGCGGACGGCCTCTTCAAGACCACGCCGCTGCCCCTTGCCGTCTGGCT